A single genomic interval of Parvularcula marina harbors:
- a CDS encoding amidohydrolase — MSIRHSLAAGLLLIATPAFADPVSDAVDADLPDLIELYKHLHANPELSNEETETAARMAAELRELGFEVTEGVGGTGVVGMLKNGEGPVVLIRADMDGLPVTEETGLPYASKKTATLANGVTTGVMHACGHDVHMTTWVGTARYLAGHKDEWAGTLMMIAQPAEEVGQGARAMLADGLYERFPTPDHAIALHDAANALAGTIGVGEGFVMANVDSVDITVYGSGGHGAYPHTTVDPIVIAARIVDALQTLVSRETNPQTAAVVTVGSFHAGAKHNIIPNEAKLQLTVRSYSDETRDHLLKGIRRIAYAQALSAGLAKEQLPKVEVKDEYTPALYNTPEQTSRLKSLFTERFGADGMYEVTPVMGGEDFSQYHRYDREVEATLFRLGAVKADAWEAAGGDATKLPGLHSAKFAPDPEPTLRAGTEAMIAAALELFSE; from the coding sequence ATGTCCATCCGCCACAGCCTTGCCGCTGGCCTTCTTCTTATCGCAACGCCCGCCTTTGCCGATCCGGTCTCCGACGCGGTCGATGCCGACCTGCCGGACCTGATCGAGCTTTATAAGCATCTTCACGCGAACCCTGAGCTCTCGAACGAAGAGACCGAGACCGCAGCCCGCATGGCCGCCGAGCTGCGTGAGCTGGGCTTTGAGGTGACCGAAGGCGTCGGCGGCACGGGCGTTGTCGGGATGCTCAAAAATGGTGAGGGACCGGTCGTCCTGATCCGCGCGGATATGGACGGCCTTCCGGTGACGGAGGAAACCGGCCTCCCCTATGCCAGTAAAAAGACCGCCACGCTAGCCAATGGCGTCACCACCGGCGTCATGCATGCCTGCGGGCATGACGTGCACATGACGACATGGGTCGGCACCGCGCGCTATCTTGCCGGGCACAAGGATGAATGGGCCGGCACGCTGATGATGATCGCCCAGCCCGCCGAGGAAGTCGGGCAAGGCGCCCGCGCCATGCTGGCCGATGGGCTTTATGAGCGCTTCCCCACTCCCGATCACGCCATCGCCCTGCATGATGCCGCCAATGCGCTGGCCGGGACGATCGGTGTCGGCGAAGGCTTTGTCATGGCCAATGTCGATTCAGTCGACATCACCGTTTATGGCAGCGGCGGGCATGGCGCCTATCCGCATACGACGGTTGACCCCATCGTCATTGCCGCCCGCATCGTCGATGCCCTCCAGACCCTTGTCAGCCGGGAGACCAACCCCCAGACGGCCGCCGTCGTCACGGTCGGCAGCTTTCATGCCGGGGCCAAGCACAACATCATCCCGAATGAGGCAAAGCTGCAATTGACCGTTCGTTCCTATTCGGACGAAACCCGCGATCACTTGCTCAAGGGCATTCGCCGCATCGCCTATGCACAGGCCCTCTCCGCCGGTCTTGCGAAGGAGCAACTGCCCAAGGTCGAGGTGAAGGACGAATATACCCCCGCGCTCTACAACACACCCGAACAGACGAGCCGGCTCAAATCTCTCTTTACGGAACGCTTTGGCGCAGACGGCATGTATGAAGTAACCCCCGTCATGGGCGGCGAGGATTTCTCGCAATATCACCGCTATGATCGCGAGGTCGAAGCGACCCTCTTCCGCCTCGGCGCGGTCAAGGCCGATGCGTGGGAAGCCGCAGGCGGGGACGCAACGAAGCTGCCGGGGCTTCACTCGGCAAAGTTCGCGCCCGATCCCGAACCCACGCTGCGGGCCGGCACCGAGGCGATGATCGCTGCCGCGCTGGAGCTGTTCTCCGAATAG